From one Candidatus Margulisiibacteriota bacterium genomic stretch:
- a CDS encoding FAD:protein FMN transferase yields MKKNIVIICLTLILLFLLALYLRTITNPELQKKTQILMDTYCTITVPGGPESIAAIDKAFARMREVDQKFSIGNSLNAISAFNERNIPIDDAEIANVVRVAIKYSEIMDGAFDITIEPLVRLWGFYGEEAQHVPDIREIQKRLPLVNYHFLKVGGNIVIKTIPGVGVDFGGIAKGYAVQQAVKVLREQGIKSALIDAGGQIYTLGLYQGKEWKIGVKHPRNEGVMSGLKISDMSAATSGDYQRFFIEKGVRYCHLINPRTGFPGSDIIGITVIHPDPMIADVLSKSFILGKDKALKLINSIPEADCILMTNTNEIYYSDKIKKRLLKLNTITH; encoded by the coding sequence ATGAAAAAAAATATTGTTATAATATGCTTAACTCTAATTTTATTATTTTTGCTTGCTCTGTATCTTAGAACGATAACAAACCCTGAATTACAGAAAAAAACCCAAATACTTATGGACACATACTGTACGATAACAGTACCCGGTGGCCCGGAAAGCATTGCGGCTATTGATAAAGCATTTGCCAGGATGCGAGAGGTAGACCAAAAATTCAGTATAGGGAACAGTTTGAATGCTATATCCGCGTTTAACGAAAGGAATATACCCATTGACGATGCGGAGATAGCGAATGTTGTAAGGGTTGCAATAAAGTACTCCGAAATCATGGATGGTGCTTTTGACATAACAATTGAGCCGCTGGTCAGGCTTTGGGGATTTTACGGTGAAGAGGCTCAACATGTCCCGGATATAAGAGAAATACAAAAAAGATTACCGCTGGTTAATTATCATTTTTTGAAAGTCGGCGGTAATATTGTTATCAAGACAATTCCGGGCGTAGGTGTGGATTTCGGTGGTATTGCCAAGGGTTATGCCGTACAACAGGCAGTAAAGGTTTTACGTGAACAAGGCATAAAGTCCGCTTTAATCGATGCGGGTGGGCAGATATATACTCTGGGCCTTTATCAAGGCAAAGAATGGAAAATAGGCGTAAAACATCCCAGAAACGAAGGCGTAATGAGCGGACTGAAAATATCCGATATGTCCGCGGCTACTTCAGGGGATTATCAACGGTTTTTTATTGAAAAAGGCGTCAGGTACTGTCACCTGATCAATCCACGGACAGGATTCCCCGGAAGCGATATTATCGGTATTACCGTAATTCATCCGGACCCTATGATCGCGGATGTGTTATCAAAATCTTTTATTTTAGGCAAAGACAAAGCTTTAAAGCTAATAAATTCAATCCCGGAGGCAGATTGTATTTTAATGACGAATACCAATGAAATATATTATTCAGACAAAATTAAAAAAAGACTTTTAAAATTAAATACAATTACCCACTAA
- a CDS encoding NusG domain II-containing protein, with product MMQNNKNFFYNISFSDLVLAALIVFIALYLLTGQITLFGTHHKTVRIYEQGKLIKETDLEHPGLIRLDKMQLIISKGKIRVFEVNCPLQICKNTGWISEPNQIIVCVPNKILVEITGQAADSAYHGITK from the coding sequence ATGATGCAAAACAACAAAAACTTTTTTTATAATATATCCTTTAGCGATCTGGTTCTCGCAGCGCTGATCGTTTTCATAGCGCTTTATCTTCTGACCGGGCAGATAACATTATTTGGTACACATCATAAAACTGTACGTATTTATGAACAAGGGAAATTAATAAAGGAAACCGATCTGGAGCATCCCGGTTTAATCCGTTTGGATAAAATGCAACTCATAATAAGTAAAGGTAAAATCCGCGTATTTGAAGTAAATTGCCCATTACAAATATGCAAAAATACCGGCTGGATTTCCGAACCAAACCAGATTATTGTCTGTGTCCCGAACAAAATTCTCGTTGAAATTACAGGTCAGGCGGCTGACTCCGCTTATCATGGAATAACAAAATAA